TTATGACGGTCAATAGAGGCCGAGGAGTGTGGCCGCAGGGCACTGGCAGCAGACAAAAGGGGCCTCATGCTGCGACCCAGGCTATTAGACTTGCTCTCTCGTCGCTGGTACTCAATAGGGGACTGTAAGGCTGAAAGACAAAGGAACAGAGACAGCTCTAATAAAACTCTGGTCCTGGTTGTGATTGAACTTCTCCTATGAAGACATATTTAGCATAGTACAACTGTGATAATGTTTTTCATTATCTCCACTTCTGGATACCCACAGTATGAGTTATGCTTAATTCAAACGTCTGCACCTCATAATGTGTTATATGTATTGTATTAAATGTTTGTATAGTACTTATTAATGTTCTATATGGGCGTTAcagaaaaggtttttttccgTGTCCTAGGAGATGTGGTGTAGTTAAGCCGGGACTGACCGTTGAGGAAGTTGCGCTGGCTTTCCAAGATCTGAACCACATCATTAACCCAGGCCCTGCCGATCTCAGGGGAGGGAGCCTGCAACTGGAAGCGCACCACACTTGCATCGGGGTTGCGGGATGTCAACACAAAGCGGGCGTCATCCCCTTCCACACTgggctccacccccaggctgctcACCTGGAACATATCACATCTGATTAGCATTTGTAGGAGTTCATCCAGCTGGGTTTTGCTTGTGAAATGCAAGCCTCTAAAAAAGTCCCTGCTCTGGGATTACGTAACGTGTGCTGATTTAAGCGGAATAGAGTTAGTGTGCTGCGAATCTGTTGTGTAACTCATAACTTGGGAGTAAAATGTAGTTTTGGGATATTTTATTTTGCTAAAACATCCTGTGGAGCTGATCTGAATTCACTTAGGCTCAGCCCACCTTGATGTTGTTCTTAAAGATGTATCCAGGGAGAGAGAAACCTTTCTTCCTGTCGATTGGCTCACTGAAGATGACCAGCTGCTCGAACAGGAAGATGCGTCTTTCCTTGGCTCGGGACAAGAAGCCACTGTCCTGCTCAGTCACAGTGAAGGTGTCTTGCTGGAGCAGTTTTCCCTGGGCTGTGATCTTCCCCTGATACCACAGCAAAGATAGATACAATAAACCAAGGAAGTGGTTACGGTTGGATATTCTTGGGCGGAGTAGTTGGCATGGGAAATAGTTTGAAGACTTTAAAGGATTGTATAGATTCCTGAAACGTACCTCGAAGTCTTGTAGTCTGCCCACATTCATCATGTCATTGCAGCGTTTTGGCACAAAGCACATCACTTCCACTGCTTtctgttaaaaacaacaaagtgaGATTGTTAAAAAGACTACTCATAACAAGTACGGCTTTGCACACACAAATCATCCCTTTAaaccttttatttataaatcagGACACCCACCTCCAATTCCTCTATGTCCATCCCAGCTTTGGTGTAATACTTCAGGAAGTCCTGctcaaataaacacaacatgttcaccagagcATTCTGGGTTTACTGCTCAGAGTAAGGTGCGGACATCTGGACGAGTATTTATGGGTGTTGAACCCATCTTTCATTTTAATGCCAAAGGGCAAAGTTTTATATTTAGGCAACGTTTTATACCAAGGATGTCATTTTATGATCATCTTCAAAGGCTTTCAAATATTATTGTTTAAATCCTATAGTAATAATCATATGATGTAATTAGCCAAATTTCCTCTTTGGCTGGAAAGTAGCCTGAACAGATGCACCTGTTTGTTGTGCTTTCTTGTATGTTTACAATGCCGTGACTGAacatgcgtgtgtgcgtatgtgcgtggtgattgtgtgcgtgtgtgcgtgcgtgcgtggtGCGTGTGATCAACAGCATAGCAGTGCCCTGCTTTTCACCTTGAGCAGCAGCTGGTACTTCATGATCCTCTGCACAGGTTTGATCAGCAGGTCGTTGAGCTGCAGTCTGTGGCCCAGCTGCCGCCGCAACTCCTGACAGCGGAGAGACGGACACAATAACACGACACCAGTCAACATGACAGCCACAGCACAACACACAGGAGCCAATGACCAATACAATCACTCTAAAACACCATAGCACAAGGGTTATACTGTTTGTTTGATGATTAGTGTTGTGTTTACTGTCAATAAAAAGGAATTGATTACATTTTGTCTAATAAATGGCATCTGAAAAGACACCCACATGGCTACGTGTAATATATTGTACAGGGACAGTTAGACATCCATGCATACTGAAGGGCTTATTAACGAAAGGCCGGAGTGGCAGGTGGCTTCTCTATCTTTGGTATCCAAGTGTTGGTCCAGTTTTTAAAAAGTAGTTCAACACAAActtagaaaaaaatactttcataATGGAATAATCATTTCGGTCTGTTAGGTCAAAGCCCAAACATGTGCTTGCTTCAGCTCAGCATGTGTGATAATTTGTTTTCATCTTTGAACATGTAATATGTTTAGTTGTCATTTCTGACTAGTAACATTTtcactattttctgacatttataGACTAAACTAAATATTCGCTTAATCCAAAAAAGAGGTActcacctcaaagtaagtctcaATATACTCCGATACGATATGTTCCGACTTGGGCTTGTTCTGGCAGTACACAACATACATATGCAGACGCCTCTCCTACAAGTCAAACAAACATCTCATTGCAAAACCATTTTGTCGAACCTTTGGTAAAACAATTAGTCACAAATGGAAAATATACTTGTTTTCTGTCAAAGAAAAGTatctttaattgcattacagataAATGAAATTCCTCAGGCTTTGTGCTAAAACATCAACAATCAATGGCTGTGTCTCTGAGCAGAGCCTTTGAAGCTGACCCTGTCTGGTTAGCGCTTACTCTTCTGTGAATAATTGGCATGGGAGCACAGATGTGGCCGCCCTGAGAGTCATAATGGAGTTACATGTAGATGAGCATCAGGTTATATATAATTCAGCCAAGTTACACTCAGTGCAACCTGAGCCTTTCAAAGACTGCAGATATAAGGCTGTACCTAGCAACACGCTGCATGGCTCAGTAACCTAGAGACCAGCGAGCTGCTTTCCTGAATATGGACATTGTGTAACATGGAACAATATGGCTGCATGTGAAATATGAGCTCTTCCAACGACCAGCTTTCAGTATACTAGTGTGGctgcatgtttacatgttgcaTGTGCGTGAGTGagcacacacatgtcacatatTGGGGACACAGCTCTTGTTAAAAGCAGATTGGGCATTCTGCTTTTCCTTACGGCCATGTTCCCAGTCTGCTCGTTTTCAAAGTGTTACGCTTAGATTTAGTTCCAAGTTTCTTTATTCCCCCACAGGCTTTTTAAGTTAATTATCCAGTGGGCTGAGCTTTAATGAATTGTTTGAAGAGCTTCAGACAGAACGTGAATATaatgaaagagagacagacatttaatttaatcattGTAACACACAAGAAGCAAAAGAAAAATTATCAAATTATCAAATTATCATGTCTGCTCAGTCTGCATGTGCCACTACTTAAGCAATATACATACATCTAATTATTCTCCCTGTATGCCGTGTGACCCTATTTCGGCTCAGGCTCTATTCTATTCTAAGAAAAATATACTTAACAGTGAATATTTTGCATTGCCTTGCAGCATCCAGTGTATGTAGGAGGACGTCGGTCGGCGTTTGGGGTGGAAAAAGGCCTTCATATCAAAGAGCGCATGCTGAGGTTTTGTAATGCCTCGTCTTATTCATGTTGTCTTTACCAGCAGTTTTTTCACTGGTGTTTCTGGACCAGTCGAGGCCAAACTGAAAACCGTccggtgtgttgttgtgtgtatgtgactgGTTGCCGTGTGCGCTGTTGTAAAAACACAGCTTGGACTGAGACGTATCAGTAACAGGGAAGTGGAAGGAGAGATGCTGGCAGTAAGTTgagggagagggtgagggagaaagagaaggagaaggagagggggagggagaggggtacGGTATAAGATAAACAGGAGCTCTGTATGTTTTCTTAGCTCTATTTACCCTCACACCAAACAGCACAAGGAAGCAGACCcagacacttcctgtttgtgtgtgtgtgtgtggggggtgtgtgtgtgtgtgtgtgtgtgtgtgtgtgtgtgtaggtgtgtgtgtgcgtgtgtactcACATGTTTAATGAAGAGCTGAGCCAGCCTCTCTGGCTCTGCTATACACTTCTCCAGCTCTCCCAGGAAGTAACTACAGGtagaaaacataaacacacacaatcatttattttaatttttctcaaaaaatcaataaaataaaaatcagggACTTACTCTTTATGCCAGTCAAATATTTGGTGAATGTTCCCAAAAACAATCTTGTCTTTTCCCTTCATGTCCTCCGGTATACCTTTAGAGTGCATTGTGGCCATGTAGCCCTGCAATGGAAAATAACAGAACTGCTGACATCTGTTCATACCAACAAAACCATCACCGGGCTCTGAATACCACCAGTGCATACAGCTAGATTATTATAACACACATCAGCTAATGCTAAGTTTGTATCAACATTCAGATGGCAATATTTCTTCTCTGAACCAAAATAACTCAATTAAAGACACCCGTAAAATAGATTGCCTTGCAACATAATACCCTTCAAGCTAATAATTCCCCAAATCAGCTTAATACTGGAGACAGCGGGATGGAGGCAGACCAAAATATGGCGTGAAGTGGAGGAATTGTGATAAAGATTCCAGACGTCTCTGACAGACTGCGTTGCGTGAATGAAAAACTCTGTTTGAGCTCCAGATCACATTTGCTTTTTACTTTTAGATACTGCAGCCCTTACAGAGTATGTACTGTTGCATGTGGCATGCATTCAATTGGAACATACTACTTTGTCATGATATTACAAATCAAACTTTGACCCTCTTGCTCATATATCTGCTGTGCAGAGGATTGTGGGTCGGAATGGCCAGAAAAGCATGCTGGCTTGCATACTGCAACATGCAAACAGATGCACTAGGACCAATGAGTTTTTTGGCATCCTGGATTTGACATATTGGCACATGCTCAACCTTTTTCTGGATTGTATAGCCGTAAAGGTATTGGGACGCAGAGTAAATGAACCCCCTTCTGTGTCAGTGCAGATTGTGTGTTCTGAGCTGGCAGACTTCGAGGTTTACCTCCACTATGAGCCCCAAGTCCACCACATAGTGCTTCTCTGTCTCAATAAGCTCCTTCAGTAcatacctgtaaagatgaaaaaaagaggCAGATTGGTGTTAGTTAAGCTACCACATTTATTGTGCACACTGCACAAATATTGCTAACACttcattttaaaacatattagatttgtttaaaaaaaaagataaaaaacataCATGCTTTTCTCTAAggcactcctcctctcctcctcagtgtCGGCCACAGCTGACCATTGGCTGGAGGTGTCGTCCATCAAGACAGAGCTGCTGTCATCTGGCAAAACACAAGAGGACTGAGTGTcctggggagacagacagacagagaaactGTTTATCAACGGTCCATTGGCAGTAATGGGGATCATGCCAGGAATAAAGAAGGCCAAGGGAGATAAAGAGCAAAAGAGAGACGATAATGATGCAGGTTGCCAAGGTAACCAGAAAACGCAGAGAGACACGAGGAACAGAGATTGAAGGATAAGAAGATCAGATTCAGATTGTCACCGTTCATGGTCCGCGCTCTGCACATCAGCCACAGAttgatggagagaaagaaagatatAGAGTTGGAAGAGCAACAAGCTCCCAAGCTGATCACCCGCTGGCAATTACATTACCGATTTGTGTGTAAATTAATAGATGAGATATTTTCCATTTTACCCCCTGACATTTCAAACCAATATGTAAATACATTACactgtgtcttttttttccatttcttcaTCTCCTATAACCAATAGAAATGCACGCCAGATAAATGCAAGGTTACTAGTGGATTGTGTTCATGCGTTGCATGACCTCCTATTCAAGGTTTTTCCTGGAATTGATACACTTtcctgtgggggtcctggtgcaAATATAGAGTCATTGTGCATGCGGAAACAAAGCCTGCAAAAACTAAAATCATCACAAACTCAATACATGTTCTATTTTTCTTGCACAATAGGCCAACAAAATATGTTTGTACAATGACTCACAGGCACCCCTCTGTTCAATTATATGATTATAAAAGTTTGTCCCTCTATTTCTAGCCATGCTGCTCAGAGGTTTCTTTTTAAGCTAGTGACTTTCTCCTGACTGTGTAAACTTCTAGGAGCAGCCGTCTGTCCTCACCTAGATCTCTGCATCCAACTGTCCTAGTCAAGCATAACCTCCACACcttaaacacatacacatagctGCACACACACCCCAGACATACAGCTAATCCCCTGGCAGGCAGCTACCCCATGGAGAAAAGCATGGGCTACATTGATCAGATAGATCAACATAAAGCAAGTGGAAAAAGCTGTGGAATTGTTTCCAGTTCCCCTCTGGCCTAGTTCAATTTGTTCACCTGCCATTCTCATGATAAACTGGTTGCTCTCTACAAGTTGTGAGCATTCTGTTCTGTCACAGTGATGTgtcacaaagagacaaagaataAAATTGACAAAGCGCAGCCAAGTAGTAGGCAGGGGTGTGGGAAAAGACAGAGAGGCTCCATAAAGACCCTCGCTGCCCCGCGCCGAGTGTTCCAGCCGGGCTGACCGGCCCCCCTGATCGCCTCCAGATGTGCTGTGGCAAAGCCCAAAGGCCCAAAATTCACCGCGTCTCCCGATGTTACAAGTTGGGTTTTTCTACTCAGCAGCTCATGAACAACACCGTTTTAATAAAAGCTGAGGGTCATGCTTTTGTATAGGatcttacattttaaaaaatcaagaaCAGTGTTGTAATAAATTATTTTGCATGTGACTATGTGTCATAACTTCTTAAGCTCCAAATCTCAAGTAAGAAGCATATCTGTTAAACGTCTAATATGTTAAAGTATTGTACAATGGCAGGATGCTTTTGCTATTTTCTTTGTTGTCCAAAAGCAAAATGTTCAgtcataacaaatatatatttgtttttgaaTTGTTTATCTCTCGCTACCTATTcaactattttatatatataactacattGCTACTTTATGGACATAGACACCGCTTAATGTTGGAACTCGTAACATTATGCAAATCTGCAATATTTAAGTGCACGACATAAAGAAATGCtacgttttatatatatatatatatatattatatacacatatctgaGTATGATGTTTTTCATCATATTCGGATATAAAATTGCTGACGCTTAAACCTGGtgtg
The genomic region above belongs to Pseudoliparis swirei isolate HS2019 ecotype Mariana Trench chromosome 9, NWPU_hadal_v1, whole genome shotgun sequence and contains:
- the arhgef25a gene encoding rho guanine nucleotide exchange factor 25 isoform X1, with product MKALQKNQGRTDQMLGAMADMLTSVAMPNQQWLSEGVEADLPSSEQEKGPVQGQWEPEWEQQATATEKPERRDRTDSYSAAGSEGSMSTSVASLPPQASGSSAPSSPGSRRSVSTLKKWLTNPVRKLSVGATAKGERQVRKLEGKPPPLPSHGHSQDLGSPLRSEDTFIILPVTHRELEWKDGLASPEDLSPAALQSPSYITDSLIGCTSLPNTQDTQSSCVLPDDSSSVLMDDTSSQWSAVADTEEERRSALEKSMYVLKELIETEKHYVVDLGLIVEGYMATMHSKGIPEDMKGKDKIVFGNIHQIFDWHKDYFLGELEKCIAEPERLAQLFIKHERRLHMYVVYCQNKPKSEHIVSEYIETYFEELRRQLGHRLQLNDLLIKPVQRIMKYQLLLKDFLKYYTKAGMDIEELEKAVEVMCFVPKRCNDMMNVGRLQDFEGKITAQGKLLQQDTFTVTEQDSGFLSRAKERRIFLFEQLVIFSEPIDRKKGFSLPGYIFKNNIKVSSLGVEPSVEGDDARFVLTSRNPDASVVRFQLQAPSPEIGRAWVNDVVQILESQRNFLNALQSPIEYQRRESKSNSLGRSMRPLLSAASALRPHSSASIDRHKLPSLHSHNTSLPTLYLPSQGQGQGAIETYSLRDPTVVRPGPADSHTVSSSHVQLGFPDPPNCQTVSNGLCTPTTQSTQQRAGEGCRRGQAADPGSQASLSGPLVGRRPSNLAQLAEDDL
- the arhgef25a gene encoding rho guanine nucleotide exchange factor 25 isoform X2, whose protein sequence is MKALQKNQGRTDQMLGAMADMLTSVAMPNQQWLSEGVEADLPSSEQEKGPVQGQWEPEWEQQATATEKPERRDRTDSYSAAGSEGSMSTSVASLPPQASGSSAPSSPGSRRSVSTLKKWLTNPVRKLSVGATAKGERQVRKLEGKPPPLPSHGHSQDLGSPLRSEDTFIILPVTHRELEWKDGLASPEDLSPAALQSPSYITDSLIGCTSLPNTQDTQSSCVLPDDSSSVLMDDTSSQWSAVADTEEERRSALEKSMYVLKELIETEKHYVVDLGLIVEGYMATMHSKGIPEDMKGKDKIVFGNIHQIFDWHKDYFLGELEKCIAEPERLAQLFIKHERRLHMYVVYCQNKPKSEHIVSEYIETYFEELRRQLGHRLQLNDLLIKPVQRIMKYQLLLKDFLKYYTKAGMDIEELEKAVEVMCFVPKRCNDMMNVGRLQDFEGKITAQGKLLQQDTFTVTEQDSGFLSRAKERRIFLFEQLVIFSEPIDRKKGFSLPGYIFKNNIKVSSLGVEPSVEGDDARFVLTSRNPDASVVRFQLQAPSPEIGRAWVNDVVQILESQRNFLNALQSPIEYQRRESKSNSLGRSMRPLLSAASALRPHSSASIDRHKLPSLHSHNTSLPTLYLPSQGQGQGAIETYSLRDPTVVRPGPADSHTVSSSHVQLGFPDPPNCQTVSNGLCTPTTQSTQRAGEGCRRGQAADPGSQASLSGPLVGRRPSNLAQLAEDDL
- the arhgef25a gene encoding rho guanine nucleotide exchange factor 25 isoform X3, with the translated sequence MKGGHHHHRHHRGCGCQHLFRKVLVKCGCCYARVRDSYSAAGSEGSMSTSVASLPPQASGSSAPSSPGSRRSVSTLKKWLTNPVRKLSVGATAKGERQVRKLEGKPPPLPSHGHSQDLGSPLRSEDTFIILPVTHRELEWKDGLASPEDLSPAALQSPSYITDSLIGCTSLPNTQDTQSSCVLPDDSSSVLMDDTSSQWSAVADTEEERRSALEKSMYVLKELIETEKHYVVDLGLIVEGYMATMHSKGIPEDMKGKDKIVFGNIHQIFDWHKDYFLGELEKCIAEPERLAQLFIKHERRLHMYVVYCQNKPKSEHIVSEYIETYFEELRRQLGHRLQLNDLLIKPVQRIMKYQLLLKDFLKYYTKAGMDIEELEKAVEVMCFVPKRCNDMMNVGRLQDFEGKITAQGKLLQQDTFTVTEQDSGFLSRAKERRIFLFEQLVIFSEPIDRKKGFSLPGYIFKNNIKVSSLGVEPSVEGDDARFVLTSRNPDASVVRFQLQAPSPEIGRAWVNDVVQILESQRNFLNALQSPIEYQRRESKSNSLGRSMRPLLSAASALRPHSSASIDRHKLPSLHSHNTSLPTLYLPSQGQGQGAIETYSLRDPTVVRPGPADSHTVSSSHVQLGFPDPPNCQTVSNGLCTPTTQSTQQRAGEGCRRGQAADPGSQASLSGPLVGRRPSNLAQLAEDDL